Within Bacillota bacterium, the genomic segment TGAAGAAGCTGAGGCTAAAGCGTATGACCCGGACGAGGAAATACTGGACTCTATCACTCGACAAGGTAGACAGGATAATATAAGTTACTTTGCTTTTACGGCGACACCGAAAGCAAGAACACTAGAGATGTTTGGCACTCCGGGCGACGATGGCAAGCCCAGGCCTTTTCATCTGTACTCCATGCGCCAGGCAATTGAGGAAGGATTTATCCTTGATGTCCTCAAGCATTATGTCACCTACTCAGTCTATTACAAGCTGGCGAAGCGGATTAAGGATGACCCCAAGTTTGAAAAGGGTAAAGCGGCCAAAGCATTGGCCCGGTTTGTTAGTTTGCATCCCCATAACATTGCTCAGAAGACAGAAATTATGATAGAACATTTCCGACAGGTTACTCGGCATAAGGTTGGCGGGCGGGCCAAGGCAATGGTGGTTACAAGTTCCCGGTTGCATGCTGTGCGATACAAGCTGGCCTTTGATGAATATATCAAGCGCAAAGGTTACTTAGATATGAAGACTTTGGTCGCGTTTACCGGCACTGTGGATGATGAAGGTGTCTCCTACACAGAAACAGATTTTAACCAGTTTAAAGAGGCGGAAGTGCCCGCTAAGTTTGCTACCGATGAATACCAGGTTTTGCTGGTTGCCGAGAAATACCAGACGGGTTTTGACCAGCCATTGCTACATACGATGTTTGTCGACAAGAAACTTTCGGGAGTAAAAGCGGTTCAGACCCTTTCTCGGTTGAACAGAATCCATAAAGGGAAGAAGGATACCTTCATCCTTGATTTCGTAAACAAAGCAGAGGACATCCAGGAAGCTTTCCGTCCGTATTATGAGCAGACAGTCGTTGAAGAAGTGACCGACCCAAATACCCTTTACGATCTTCAGCATGAGCTAGATAAGTTTGGCGTGTATATTGACGAAGAGTTGAGCAAATTTACTGAAGCATATTTCGACCAAGCCAACAAAAAGCGCGACGGTATTCTGAATTACTATATCGACAACGCTGTTAAGCGATTTTGGAGGTTGGATGATGAGTTCCAGGATGATTTTAATCACCTAGGCAAGAAGTTTGTGCGACTCTATTCCTTCCTTTTGCAGATTACACCCTTCAAAGACGTGGACCTTCACAAGCTTTACTTGTTCTTAGACCTGTTGCTGCGGAAAACCAAGCGGGGGGCCGGAGGGCAGTCTTTGAATTTAGCTGATGAGGTGGAATTACAATATTACACAAGCAAGAAGACTTTCGAAGGCGATCTGTCGATTAAAGAAGGCGATGGCACTGAGATACCTGGGGGGATACCGGGGGGAAGCGGCAAGAAAGAAGATGAAGAGGAAGAACTGTCGGCAATCATTGACCGGCTGAATCAGCGGTTCGGGACCAATTTCACCAAGGCAGATATGATATCCACCGATCAGTTGATTGAGGATTTTGCTGAGGATGAGGAGCTGACCCAGAAGGCACAAAATAATTCTATTGATGATTTCCGATTTGCATTCGAGAATGCGTTTCTCAATAAGGTGGTAGAGCGTATGGAACAAAATGAAGCCTTCTTCACCCGAATACTGGATGATGAAGACTTCAAAAATGCACTGGCTGATTATATGTTGGTGAGGACGTATAAGCGTTTGCGACAAAGTGCAGGATGATTGAAATGGTAGCAGGATTTTGGCACACAGTATCGAAATAGTCTGTAAATATGTTTTGTGTGGTGAGTGGTGTGCCAATTGTAAACCTTGATCACTTTGATTTTATAGATAAACCGGAAATAATATTTGGTTTGGTTGGTGCGGTGGGAACTCCGCTGAAACAAGTTACTCAGATTTTAAAAGAACAGATGGAAATAAGGGAATATTCTTCGGAAGAGATTGAGCTGAGTAAGTTTCTTTGTGAAAATTTACCTCTAAGAAGTTCGGTTTGTCATGATGGTGGCGAATATTCTCGGATTGATAGCATGATGAATCGCGGGAATGAGCTCCGGGAAAGAACAGATGGTGGCGAGGTGTTGTCTTTACTCGCTGCTGCAAAAATACATGTAAAAAGATCAGAGGACCACCTGTATCTCAATGGTCAATCCTTTATCTTACGCCAATTAAAGCATCCTGAAGAAGTGTTCTGCCTGAGGAGAATATATGGTTCCTCGTTCCATTTGATAGGGGTATATTCTTCGGAAGCTTCCCGAAGACAAAACTTGCTGAAACAAGGAATGAGTTCTGACCAGGTTGACCGTATCTTCGCAAGGGACGAGGGCGAGGAATTATTGTATGGTCAACAATTACGGGACACTTATTACTTGGCAGACGTCTTTGTTGCTGATGGGCCACAGTTAGAAGGTCAGCTGCAGCGCTATTTAAAACTTCTTTTTGCGGAAGAGGTAATAACCCCTTCTGCAGATGAATACGGTATGCATTTATCTTATAGTGCATCGCTTAAGTCGGGCGACCTGTCCAGACAAGTTGGTGCGGCCATATTGAATGAACATAGGGAAGTTATCTCTCTAGGAGCAAATGAGGTTCCTGCACCAATGGGAGGGCAATACTGGGAAGATTCGCCACTAGATTCTCGCGATTGTAGAAAAGGATATGACTCTAACGCTAAGATAAAAAGAGAAATAGTGGAAGATATAATTAAAGCCCTCCAGCTGTCGGACGATGTAGAGCAAGTATCTTACAAATTAAAAAACACTCGGTTAATGGATATCACGGAATTTGGAAGATGTGTCCATGCTGAGATGGAGTCAATATTAGGAGCTGGAAGGGTGGGGATATCCTGTAGACAAGGCACCCTATATACAACGACATTTCCATGCCATAATTGTGCCAAACACATTGTTAATGCGGGGTTACAACGCGTAGTATATATTGAGCCTTACCCCAAGAGCATGGCCAAGGATTTACATGACGATGCAATTGCCTTTACTGAAGATGGGGAAGGCGAAGAAACCGAAAAAGTAATCTTTGAGCCTTTTGTGGGTGTTGCTCCACGAAAATATTGGATTTTATTCTCCATTTATACTGCTGATGGCAGGCGGTTAAAAAGAAAAGATGACGAAGGAAATTTGGTGGATACGCCTTTGGGCTTGCGCCTTGCAACTTCCACTTTGACCTATATCGAAAGGGAAAGAGTGGTTGCCGCTGCTGTATCAAGAATAAAAGAGCTCTTACTAAAGTGAGTATTTGGGAGGAGTGAGATTTATGAATAGAGAGAGCACTTTAAAGTGGGTAGAAACTGAGGAGTCGAAGCACTTTTGGGAGCAAATCGAGCAGGCAGCATCGAAAGCACCTAGAGAAATTGTTGAAAAGATAATTGAAGATATTGACCAAAAAATGCAATCTAAAAAGGATTAGGTATGATTATTTATAACTGTCATTCGGCAGTTATTTCTTTATGACAATATAGCCACACAATATGCTACATCATCATGATATAATATCCCCGGTGATGCATATGCAGAAGTTACTGCTCGTTGAAGACGATAAAACAATAGCCCTGGGTCTCGAGTATTCCCTGGGCCAGGAGGGGTTTGCGGTTACTGTCTGTTATGACGTGACTTCAGCCCTTTCTGTGCTTGAGGAATCCTTCGATTTAATCATCCTAGACCTTGGTTTGCCGGACGGGAGCGGCTATGACATTTGCCGTACTGTGAAGGAGAAGTCCGATGTGCCTGTCATCTTCTTGACGGCTGTTGACGATGAGGTCAATGTTGTCATGGGCCTGGATATGGGCGCCGATGATTATATCACCAAACCGTTTCGGGTTCGGGAGCTGGTGTCTCGGATTAAGACAGTCTTACGGCGCTACCGGAAGACCGAAGGCGGTTTGAGTGGGACTGGGGAGAAAGGTGACCGATCAGAGCTCCGCCTCGGGGATGTGCTGATTAACACGGCCCAGGCCAAGGTATATAAGCGTGATGTTGAGATTCAGCTCACTGCCTTGGAGTATCGGCTGCTGTTGACCTTTGTGAATAACGAGGGCCAGGTGCTTTCCCGGTCGCAGCTGCTGGAGGGCATCTGGGATATTGCCGGGGACTTCGTGAATGACAATACCCTGACTGTCTACATCAAGCGGCTACGGGAGAAGATTGAAGACGATCCCCAGCATCCTGCCTTAATCCATACTGTGCGTGGGCTGGGCTACAAAGCGGGTGAGTGGGATGCTTAGAATGTTTCGGAATCGTGAAGTTTTGCTTGTGCTATCTGTTATGCTGTTGGTTTCTTTGGTTGGTATAATCGTTGGTTCTTCAGTCAGCGCCGCCGGGATTGTTGCTGCTGTTTCGGCGGCTTTTGTTCTGCTCTTTTTAGGGTTCACCTGGTGGCGTTATCGGGAGCTGGACCGGCTTGCCGAATATCTGACCCGGGTAGTTGAGGGCAACTATGGCCTGGACATCCGGGATAATGCCGAGGGAGAGTTGTCGATTCTCAAGAGCGAAATCTATAAGGTTACAGTTATGTTGAGCGAGCAGGCAGCGGCGCTGCGTAAAGAGAAGGGCAATCTGGCCGATGCCCTATCAGATATCTCCCATCAGCTAAAGACGCCGCTGACCTCAATGTTTGTGATGACGGATTTATTGTGTGGCGACTTGCCAGAGGAGAAGCGGGTGGAGTTTACCGGCAAGTTGCGGCGACAGCTGGAGCGAATTGAGTGGTTGGTTACTTCGCTATTGAAGCTCTCGCGGCTGGATGCGGGCACAGTGGAGTTTCGCAAGGCTGCTGTTTCGGCTGAGCGCTTGGTTTCCGCGGCCTGCGAGCCGCTGCTAATTACAATGGAGTTAAAGGAACAGAAGCTGGTTGTGGACTGTCCGGAGTTTGAGTTTGTCTGTGATTTGAACTGGACGGTGGAGGCGCTGGTTAATATATTGAAGAACTGTGTGGAGCATACGCCGGCGGGCGGGGAGATTCGGATTAGTTGTAGGGACTATCCATTGTATACCGAGATTGTGATTGAGGATAATGGTACAGGCATTGACAAGGCGGATTTACCCTATATCTTCAACCGCTTTTATAAAGGGAAGAATGCCGGCGATGATTCAATCGGCATCGGCCTGGCCATGGCCAAGAGCATTGTCGTGGCTCAGGGCGGGAGCGTAGACGTGCGCAGCAGTGATTTAGGTAGTAAGTTCATGCTCCGGTTTTTTCGATAAGTGACTAAACTGTCACTTTTTTTGTCACTGACTGGTCACCTGGGGAGAGTAAACTGAAACCATAAATCGAAGGAGGAAGAGTGATGGAAATTTTGCGGGTGGAGAATTTAAGCAAGGTTTATGGTTCCGGGGAGACGGCAGTGCGGGCGCTGGATGACGTTTCTTTCTCTGTGGATAAAGGTGAATTTGTGGCGATAGTCGGGCCCTCGGGCTCGGGCAAGTCTACACTATTGCATATCCTGGGCGGGGTGGACCGACCCAGTTCCGGGCATGTGTTCATTGATGATGTAGACATTTATGGCCTGAACGAAACGCGACTGGCCATCTTCCGCCGCCGGCAAATTGGTTTGATCTATCAGTTTTACAACCTGATTCCCGTCTTGAGCGTGGAAGAGAACATTACCTTGCCGCTGCTTTTGGATGAGCGCAAGGTGGACAGCAGTCGTTTAGGCGAGATCATTGACACACTGGGGCTTGCTGACCGTTTAGGACATTTGCCGAACCAGCTCTCCGGTGGGCAGCAGCAGCGGGTATCCATCGGTCGGGCGCTGATCAACAACCCGGCGCTTGTTCTGGCCGATGAGCCCACTGGCAATTTGGATAGCAAGAATAGCGCCGAGATCATCGAGCTGTTGAAGCTCTCGAATAAGAAGTACAATCAGACATTGTTGGTCATTACCCACGACCAGGACATTGCCATGCAGGCCGACCGGATCATCAGTCTTGAGGACGGGCGGATTGAGCGGGATGAGGTTCGGCGATGAATGTTATCAATAAGCTGACGTTACGCCATTTGTTGCTGAACAAAAAACGGACGCTGGTGACAATCATCGGGGTAATTTTATCCGTTTCGATGATTACTGCCGTCACCACCTTTGTGGTTTCCGCTCAGGATATGATGATTCGGGATGCAATTCAGGGCCGGGGATATTGGCATGCAAATTTCTCAGATATCGAGGCGGATAAGGCCGATGTGTTTTTGGATTCGCCCCATGTTGAACAGGCAATGTTCATGCATAACCTTGGATATGCCGAGCTTGAGGGAAGCACAAATGAATTTAAGCCGTATCTGTTTGTTCAAGAATTTGATGCTGCCAGTATGGAGAATTTGGCCCTAGATTTGATAGATGGGCGTTTTCCGGAGCGCAGTGATGAGCTGGTTGTCTCTGAACATATCGGTTACAATGCCGGTGTTGAGATTGCTGTAGGGGACACACTGGAGCTTGCCATCGGCCAGCGCTATTTTGAAGGTAAGCGGCTGGGGCAGGATAAGCAATTCATGCTCTCAGATGACCGGGTTGTGCAGGAAACTCTAGAGATTGAGTTTGTCCGCGAGTATACTGTGGTCGGGGTAGTGGCACGTCCTACACTTGAGAACCGTTCGGCGCCGGGCTATACCGTGTTCAGTTACTTCGATCGGGACAATCTGGCCACAGCTGGGGTGTTGGATGTCTGGATGAC encodes:
- a CDS encoding type I restriction endonuclease subunit R, with the translated sequence MKVTRRDLMPTPSKPTEKGFETQIEEHLLSHGYVSGNPTDFNRDFAMDTRLLFEFLEDTQPVKMQKLKEIYKEQYQFKIVRRLHQELNNRGMIDVLRHGIKDYGVYLDLAFFKPATSMNVEMLELYQKNRVSVTRQVHYSNVNENSVDMLLSVNGLPVVILELKNQFTDQNVNNAMRQFQKDRDPKEMFFQFKKRAVVFFAVDTDEVYMTTRLAGDSTYFLPFNKGYNGGKGNPPNPNGFKTAYLWEDILERDSLLDILKRFVYLEKEEKKDENGKQYISETLIFPRYHQLASVRELEAASRSEGAGSSYLIQHSAGSGKTNSISWLAHRLSSLHDESDKPVFDTVIVITDRLVLDRQLQDSIYQLEHKHGVVEKIDKDSDQLASALAGGTRIIISTLQKFSFILEKVGQLGDRKYAVIIDEAHSSAAGKHAASLREVLSVGSLEEAAKADEEAEAKAYDPDEEILDSITRQGRQDNISYFAFTATPKARTLEMFGTPGDDGKPRPFHLYSMRQAIEEGFILDVLKHYVTYSVYYKLAKRIKDDPKFEKGKAAKALARFVSLHPHNIAQKTEIMIEHFRQVTRHKVGGRAKAMVVTSSRLHAVRYKLAFDEYIKRKGYLDMKTLVAFTGTVDDEGVSYTETDFNQFKEAEVPAKFATDEYQVLLVAEKYQTGFDQPLLHTMFVDKKLSGVKAVQTLSRLNRIHKGKKDTFILDFVNKAEDIQEAFRPYYEQTVVEEVTDPNTLYDLQHELDKFGVYIDEELSKFTEAYFDQANKKRDGILNYYIDNAVKRFWRLDDEFQDDFNHLGKKFVRLYSFLLQITPFKDVDLHKLYLFLDLLLRKTKRGAGGQSLNLADEVELQYYTSKKTFEGDLSIKEGDGTEIPGGIPGGSGKKEDEEEELSAIIDRLNQRFGTNFTKADMISTDQLIEDFAEDEELTQKAQNNSIDDFRFAFENAFLNKVVERMEQNEAFFTRILDDEDFKNALADYMLVRTYKRLRQSAG
- a CDS encoding ABC transporter ATP-binding protein — translated: MEILRVENLSKVYGSGETAVRALDDVSFSVDKGEFVAIVGPSGSGKSTLLHILGGVDRPSSGHVFIDDVDIYGLNETRLAIFRRRQIGLIYQFYNLIPVLSVEENITLPLLLDERKVDSSRLGEIIDTLGLADRLGHLPNQLSGGQQQRVSIGRALINNPALVLADEPTGNLDSKNSAEIIELLKLSNKKYNQTLLVITHDQDIAMQADRIISLEDGRIERDEVRR
- a CDS encoding cytidine deaminase; the protein is MFCVVSGVPIVNLDHFDFIDKPEIIFGLVGAVGTPLKQVTQILKEQMEIREYSSEEIELSKFLCENLPLRSSVCHDGGEYSRIDSMMNRGNELRERTDGGEVLSLLAAAKIHVKRSEDHLYLNGQSFILRQLKHPEEVFCLRRIYGSSFHLIGVYSSEASRRQNLLKQGMSSDQVDRIFARDEGEELLYGQQLRDTYYLADVFVADGPQLEGQLQRYLKLLFAEEVITPSADEYGMHLSYSASLKSGDLSRQVGAAILNEHREVISLGANEVPAPMGGQYWEDSPLDSRDCRKGYDSNAKIKREIVEDIIKALQLSDDVEQVSYKLKNTRLMDITEFGRCVHAEMESILGAGRVGISCRQGTLYTTTFPCHNCAKHIVNAGLQRVVYIEPYPKSMAKDLHDDAIAFTEDGEGEETEKVIFEPFVGVAPRKYWILFSIYTADGRRLKRKDDEGNLVDTPLGLRLATSTLTYIERERVVAAAVSRIKELLLK
- a CDS encoding response regulator transcription factor, producing MLHHHDIISPVMHMQKLLLVEDDKTIALGLEYSLGQEGFAVTVCYDVTSALSVLEESFDLIILDLGLPDGSGYDICRTVKEKSDVPVIFLTAVDDEVNVVMGLDMGADDYITKPFRVRELVSRIKTVLRRYRKTEGGLSGTGEKGDRSELRLGDVLINTAQAKVYKRDVEIQLTALEYRLLLTFVNNEGQVLSRSQLLEGIWDIAGDFVNDNTLTVYIKRLREKIEDDPQHPALIHTVRGLGYKAGEWDA
- a CDS encoding HAMP domain-containing histidine kinase, yielding MFRNREVLLVLSVMLLVSLVGIIVGSSVSAAGIVAAVSAAFVLLFLGFTWWRYRELDRLAEYLTRVVEGNYGLDIRDNAEGELSILKSEIYKVTVMLSEQAAALRKEKGNLADALSDISHQLKTPLTSMFVMTDLLCGDLPEEKRVEFTGKLRRQLERIEWLVTSLLKLSRLDAGTVEFRKAAVSAERLVSAACEPLLITMELKEQKLVVDCPEFEFVCDLNWTVEALVNILKNCVEHTPAGGEIRISCRDYPLYTEIVIEDNGTGIDKADLPYIFNRFYKGKNAGDDSIGIGLAMAKSIVVAQGGSVDVRSSDLGSKFMLRFFR